One window of Amaranthus tricolor cultivar Red isolate AtriRed21 chromosome 13, ASM2621246v1, whole genome shotgun sequence genomic DNA carries:
- the LOC130797947 gene encoding probable aldehyde dehydrogenase, which yields MSRFGFRRGIKAIVTRKPFTCNVSRCMSSLQFATIEAEKICGSQPAEVHNLVQGKWVQSSSWNIILDPLNGEPFIKVAEVDKSEIKPFVDSLSRCPKHGLHNPFKSPERYLLYGDISTKAAHMLSQPQVSDFFARLIQRVSPKSYQQAMGEVTVTQKFLENFGGDQVRFLARSFAIPGNHLGQQSHGFRWPYGPVAIVTPFNFPLEIPVLQLMGALYMGNKPLLKVDSKVSIVMDQMLRLLHACGLPVEDVDFINSDGKTMNKVLMEANPRMTLFTGSSRVAEKLAEDLKGRVKLEDAGFDWKILGPDVQEEDYVAWVCDQDAYACSGQKCSAQSILFMHENWSASHLISKLKDLASRRKLDDLTVGPVLTVTTEAMLEHVKKLLKIPGSKLLFGGEALKNHSIPSIYGAFKPTAVYVPIEEILKDKSFELVTREIFGPFQIITEYKANQLPMVLDALERMHAHLTAAVVSNDLLFLQEVIGSSVNGTTYAGLRARTTGAPQNHWFGPAGDPRGAGIGTPEAIKLVWSCHREIIYDVGPVPHQWSIPPST from the exons ATGTCTCGATTTGGATTTAGGAGAGGAATTAAAGCCATCGTTACCAGAAAACCTTTTACTTGTAATGTTTCCAG ATGCATGAGCTCGTTGCAATTTGCAACTATAGAAGCAGAAAAAATATGTGGTTCTCAACCAGCTGAAGTGCATAACTTGG TGCAGGGTAAATGGGTTCAATCTTCGTCTTGGAACATAATTTTGGATCCATTAAATGGTGAACCATTCATTAAGGTTGCTGAAGTTGATAAATCAGAAATAAAG CCATTTGTTGATAGCTTATCGAGGTGCCCCAAACATGGTCTTCATAATCCCTTCAAATCTCCAGAGAG ATATCTTCTCTATGGAGACATATCTACCAAAGCAGCTCACATGCTTTCTCAGCCTCAG GTTTCAGACTTCTTCGCTAGGTTGATTCAAAGGGTTTCCCCAAAGAGTTACCAGCAGGCTATGGGTGAAGTAACTGTCACACAGAAATTTCTAGAGAATTTTGGCGGTGATCAG GTGCGTTTCCTAGCCAGGTCATTTGCAATACCGGGCAATCATCTTGGTCAGCAAAGCCATGGTTTCCGTTGGCCTTATGGTCCG GTGGCTATTGTTACTCCCTTCAATTTCCCTCTAGAAATCCCTGTACTGCAGTTGATGGGTGCACTTTACATGGGAAACAAACCTCTTCTCAAAGTGGATAGCAAG GTGAGCATTGTGATGGATCAAATGCTGCGGCTGCTTCATGCATGTGGGTTACCTGTTGAGGATGTCGACTTCATCAACTCTGATGGAAAGACAATGAACAAAGTTCTGATGGAG GCAAATCCTCGAATGACCCTCTTCACTGGAAGCTCAAGGGTAGCAGAGAAACTAGCAGAGGACCTGAAGGGCCGGGTCAAATTGGAGGATGCAGGATTTGATTGGAAAATCCTTGGGCCTGATGTTCAGGAG GAAGACTATGTTGCGTGGGTTTGCGATCAAGATGCTTATGCATGCAGTGGACAGAAATGCTCTGCACAGTCTATTCTATTCATGCACGAG AACTGGTCAGCAAGCCATCTTATCTCCAAATTGAAAGATCTTGCTTCTAGAAGGAAGCTAGACGATTTGACTGTCGGACCTGTTTTAact GTTACAACTGAAGCAATGTTGGAGCATGTGAAGAAGTTGCTGAAAATACCGGGATCAAAGTTACTATTTGGTGGTGAAGCTCTTAAAAATCACTCTATACCCTCAATCTATGGTGCCTTCAAGCCTACGGCTGTTTATGTTCCGATAGAGGAGATACTGAAGGACAAAAGTTTTGAGCTTGTGACAAGAGAAATATTTGGACCATTCCAG ATTATCACCGAATATAAAGCAAACCAGCTTCCAATGGTATTAGATGCGCTAGAGAGGATGCATGCACATTTGACTGCTGCTGTGGTGTCAAATGATCTATTATTCCTACAG GAAGTTATTGGGAGTTCAGTGAACGGAACCACTTATGCTGGTCTACGAGCAAGGACTACAGGAGCTCCACAAAATCATTG GTTTGGACCTGCCGGAGATCCTAGAGGTGCGGGCATTGGAACTCCTGAAGCAATCAAACTAGTATGGTCTTGCCATAGAGAAATCATTTACGATGTTGGTCCTGTTCCCCACCAGTGGTCAATCCCACCATCTACTTGA